In Panicum virgatum strain AP13 chromosome 5K, P.virgatum_v5, whole genome shotgun sequence, the genomic window TCAATTGGCTGCAAAATATCGAGGGCAAGGGTTTCAAACGCTGAAGCTCAAGGTTGGGAAAAACTTGAACTCGGATATAGAAGTTCTGAAGGCTATACGGCTCGTCCATCCAGACTGCTCATTTATCTTGGATGCAAATGAGGGATATACAGCTGATCAAGCAATTGAAGTTCTCGATAGATTAAATGGTACGTACTCCTGCAAACTCTGTGCTACTATATGGATTGACCTTTTGATCTTGCCTTAGTATTTCGAATTTATTAGCTTATCATCATCTGGATATTCCAACCTTGTCCCAAGTATTTCTCCATACTTATTTTGTTTTTAATTCTGTCACTGGTTTCAGAAATGGGTGTGACCCCTGTACTCTTTGAGCAACCAGTTCACAGAGATGATTGGGAGGGTCTCCGTGATGTTAGTATTGCTGCCATGGAGAAATACAAAGTTGCTGTCGCTGCTGATGAAAGTTGCCGGAGTTTGCTTGATGCTCAGAAAATAATACATGGGAATCTCGCCCATGTTATTAACATCAAGCTAGCAAAATTAGGGGTCCTTGGAGCCCTTGAAATAATTGATGCTGCAAGAAAAGCCAATGTCGCTTTGATGATTGGCGGTATGGTAGAGACTAGAATCGCCATGGGCTTTGCTGGTCATCTAGCTGCTGGGCTTGGTTgtttcaggtgcgtttgttgtggaAGTATGAAatcattttattttttacaTTGTGATTAGGATGCTCCAGCTCACAAATTGAAAGGCATATCACTTTGTTCGACACCTTATATCAGTTTTCAGCTGCTAAAATTATTCTTGAAACTTATGGATGCAGTTTTATTGATCTGGACACGCCCCTTTTACTGTCCGAAGATCCAGTGTATGGCGGCTACGAAGGTAGTCTTACTCTCTTTATATGTCTTCACTTCCTCTTTTAAAGACAGTAGCCACTGGCAGACTAAAATCGCTGTTACTTTTTATTACTTTTTATTAACAACTACAGTAATGGTTTCAGGCGCACAAAGATTCAGTAATGTTTGATTTTTGCATGTTGTTTCATAGATGCGTTTTTCCTGGACTCAGCCTGCTGAGCCCAAACCCTTCTGTATCgcaatttttcatttgaggaAACTATTTATGCCGTGAAAATTTATAGTGTTATGAGCTTGTGGAGTATTGATTTTCAGAGCTGTTGTCTCATTGCCTTGATGGTGCTTATAAACTCAGATATTTTCATCTATAATACTAATGTCTTGATGTTGCTATGTTTGTTGTCGGGAAATCTGCTTCTTCCTTGCACGATGCAGACcttcaaaaaataaattaaagctCAAACTGTTTTTCCAGTTCATATGACTCATACGAATTCTCTTGTCAGCCTTTGGACCTCTGTACAAGTTTACAAACGCCCGCGGCCATGGTGGTTTCCTTCACTTGGACAACAATGGCTCGGTATGTCAAATTATTCCTGTTGCTTACTTATCCTCTGATTTCCTGTAAAAGTACtgtgttcttcgattcttcCCCATGTCGATATAGCCACCTGCAAACATTGTTTCGAGCTACTGtaaattcaaaattcttttCATATACAGTCACAAATGTTAATTGTAAAGTTCCAAAAGAATAGCATGTCTAAATCTGTCTAGTTTTTGGTTTTTTTCCTAGTGAATTAAATGTTCTAGAACTCATCAATCTATATGAAACTGTTGCAGAAATGAAGATGATTAGTGGATTTGTCTGTCTGTCTGAAGCTTCATGGGGAGCATTGCAGTGTGCACTGCACACATGCATTGTTGAAATGGACAACCACCGTTGTAACTGAAAACAAACGATAGGAAGCATGTAGCCTTCAGTTTGCTACCATCGAGTCCAATCACAATCAGAGCTATAAACCTATAACATTTGATCAGGGCGTAGATAGTATGTATACTCATAAGGCTGTATCAGCTGGCCTTGTTGTTTTATCCAAATATTCTAGTAACTGCTGTACAATAAATAAACCTGGTTGTAAATGTCAATACATGCAGCCCTGTCAAGCTTTTGTTGTTCTACTAGAAGACCACATCACCCATATTTGATCTGCCCCACAGCATGCTCGGCTATGGCGCACGAACCTGTATTTGTATTATCAGAAAATATAAATGAAATATGTGTTCCCTGCAGTGTTCTTTTGTCTAtttattttgtgcatttatttACACTGGCACGCCCGCAATAATTTCCCACCGCATGGGATGCGGTGATGGGATGCCGATACAAATC contains:
- the LOC120706054 gene encoding L-Ala-D/L-amino acid epimerase-like, giving the protein MDPSISSASSPLTRLAGTPAASPRRPGHAAAARPPASSSSSPSTRLRAAVSPSPPPPSPVGSFGFGALTETFSVDVAAAEARPLDVPLAAPFTIASSRLDAVSNVAVRVELRSGAVGWGEAPVLPSVTAEDQPAALAAAGRACGALAAAPAAPLGAMLQDVADVLPGHAFASARAGVEMALIDAVANSIRIPLWRLFGGASDTVTTDITIPIVAPNEAAQLAAKYRGQGFQTLKLKVGKNLNSDIEVLKAIRLVHPDCSFILDANEGYTADQAIEVLDRLNEMGVTPVLFEQPVHRDDWEGLRDVSIAAMEKYKVAVAADESCRSLLDAQKIIHGNLAHVINIKLAKLGVLGALEIIDAARKANVALMIGGMVETRIAMGFAGHLAAGLGCFSFIDLDTPLLLSEDPVYGGYEAFGPLYKFTNARGHGGFLHLDNNGSK